One genomic window of Acomys russatus chromosome 29, mAcoRus1.1, whole genome shotgun sequence includes the following:
- the Mier1 gene encoding mesoderm induction early response protein 1 isoform X9 gives MLVHDFDDERTLEEEEMMEGETNFSSEIEDLAREGDMPIHELLSLYGYDSTVRLPEEEEEEEEEEEEAEDDEDPDNDDNSGCSGENKEENIKDSSGQEDETQSSNDDPSQSVTSQDAQEMIRPRRCKYFDTNSEIEEESEEDEDYIPSEDWKKEIMVGSMFQAEIPVGVCRYKENEKVYENDDQLLWDPEYLPEDKVIVFLKDASRRTGDEKGVEAIPEGSHIKDNEQALYELVKCNFDTEEALRRLRFNVKAAREELSVWTEEECRNFEQGLKAYGKDFHLIQANKVRTRSVGECVAFYYMWKKSERYDFFAQQTRFGKKKYNLHPGVTDYMDRLLDESESAASSRAPSPPPSQSEKEDGTVSNSNQNGMSSNGPGEILNKEEVKVEGLHVNGPTGGNKKPLHTDMDTNGYEADNLSTDPKLAHMTARNENDFDEKNERPAKRRRINSNGKESPGSSEFFQEAVSHGKFEERENIND, from the exons GAAGGCGACATGCCAATCCACGAGCTTCTCAGCCTCTATGGTTATGACAGCACTGTTCGATTacctgaagaagaagaggaagaagaggaggaggaagaggaagctgaagaTGATGAAGATCCTGATAATGATGACAACAGTGGGTGTAGTGGGGAAAATAAA gAAGAGAATATAAAGGATTCCTCAGGTCAGGAGGATGAAACTCAGTCTTCCAATGATGACCCCTCACAGTCTGTTACTTCCCAAGATGCTCAGGAAATGATCCGCCCACGTCGATGTAAATATTTTGATACAA ATAGTGAAATAGAAGAAGAatctgaagaagatgaagattATATTCCGTCAGAAGACTGGAAAAAG GAAATCATGGTGGGCTCCATGTTCCAAGCTGAGATTCCAGTTGGCGTTTGTagatacaaagaaaatgaaaagg tatATGAAAATGATGATCAGCTTCTGTGGGACCCAGAATATTTACCAGAAGATAAAGTGATTGTATTTCTTAAGGATGCATCTAGAAGAACAGGTGATGAGAAAGGTGTAGAAGCAATCCCTGAAGGATCGCACATAAAAGACAATGAACAG GCTTTATATGAATTGGTAAAATGCAATTTTGATACAGAAGAAGCCTTGAGAAGATTGAGGTTTAATGTCAAAGCAGCTCGTG AGGAATTATCTGTGTGGACAGAGGAAGAATGTAGAAATTTTGAACAAGGGCTGAAGGCCTATGGAAAAGATTTTCATCTGATTCAGGCTAATAAA GTCCGAACAAGATCAGTTGGTGAATGTGTAGCATTCTATTACATGTGGAAAAAGTCTGAGCGTTATGATTTCTTTGCTCAGCAAACAAggtttggaaaaaagaaatataatcttCATCCTGGTGTAAC GGATTACATGGATCGTCTTTTGGATGAAAGCGAAAGTGCTGCTTCTAGCCGAGCAccgtcccctccccccagccagtCGGAGAAAGAAGATGGCACTGTCAGCAATAGTAATCAAAATG GTATGTCATCTAATGGACCAGGTGAAATACTAAACAAAGAAGAAGTAAAAGTTGAAGGCTTGCATGTTAATGGACCAACAGGTGGAAATAAGAAACCTCTGCATACAGATATGGACACTAACGGTTATGAAGCAGATAACCTGAGCACTGACCCCAAACTTGCCCATATGACTgcaagaaatgaaaatgattttgatgaaaaaaatgaaagacctGCCAAAAGGCGGCGGATAAACAGCAATGGGAAAGAAAGTCCGGGTTCATCTGAATTTTTCCAAGAAGCAGTCTCACATGGAAAATTTGAGGAACGTGAAAACATAAATGACTAA
- the Mier1 gene encoding mesoderm induction early response protein 1 isoform X10 — protein MPIHELLSLYGYDSTVRLPEEEEEEEEEEEEAEDDEDPDNDDNSGCSGENKEENIKDSSGQEDETQSSNDDPSQSVTSQDAQEMIRPRRCKYFDTNSEIEEESEEDEDYIPSEDWKKEIMVGSMFQAEIPVGVCRYKENEKVYENDDQLLWDPEYLPEDKVIVFLKDASRRTGDEKGVEAIPEGSHIKDNEQALYELVKCNFDTEEALRRLRFNVKAAREELSVWTEEECRNFEQGLKAYGKDFHLIQANKVRTRSVGECVAFYYMWKKSERYDFFAQQTRFGKKKYNLHPGVTDYMDRLLDESESAASSRAPSPPPSQSEKEDGTVSNSNQNGMSSNGPGEILNKEEVKVEGLHVNGPTGGNKKPLHTDMDTNGYEADNLSTDPKLAHMTARNENDFDEKNERPAKRRRINSNGKESPGSSEFFQEAVSHGKFEERENIND, from the exons ATGCCAATCCACGAGCTTCTCAGCCTCTATGGTTATGACAGCACTGTTCGATTacctgaagaagaagaggaagaagaggaggaggaagaggaagctgaagaTGATGAAGATCCTGATAATGATGACAACAGTGGGTGTAGTGGGGAAAATAAA gAAGAGAATATAAAGGATTCCTCAGGTCAGGAGGATGAAACTCAGTCTTCCAATGATGACCCCTCACAGTCTGTTACTTCCCAAGATGCTCAGGAAATGATCCGCCCACGTCGATGTAAATATTTTGATACAA ATAGTGAAATAGAAGAAGAatctgaagaagatgaagattATATTCCGTCAGAAGACTGGAAAAAG GAAATCATGGTGGGCTCCATGTTCCAAGCTGAGATTCCAGTTGGCGTTTGTagatacaaagaaaatgaaaagg tatATGAAAATGATGATCAGCTTCTGTGGGACCCAGAATATTTACCAGAAGATAAAGTGATTGTATTTCTTAAGGATGCATCTAGAAGAACAGGTGATGAGAAAGGTGTAGAAGCAATCCCTGAAGGATCGCACATAAAAGACAATGAACAG GCTTTATATGAATTGGTAAAATGCAATTTTGATACAGAAGAAGCCTTGAGAAGATTGAGGTTTAATGTCAAAGCAGCTCGTG AGGAATTATCTGTGTGGACAGAGGAAGAATGTAGAAATTTTGAACAAGGGCTGAAGGCCTATGGAAAAGATTTTCATCTGATTCAGGCTAATAAA GTCCGAACAAGATCAGTTGGTGAATGTGTAGCATTCTATTACATGTGGAAAAAGTCTGAGCGTTATGATTTCTTTGCTCAGCAAACAAggtttggaaaaaagaaatataatcttCATCCTGGTGTAAC GGATTACATGGATCGTCTTTTGGATGAAAGCGAAAGTGCTGCTTCTAGCCGAGCAccgtcccctccccccagccagtCGGAGAAAGAAGATGGCACTGTCAGCAATAGTAATCAAAATG GTATGTCATCTAATGGACCAGGTGAAATACTAAACAAAGAAGAAGTAAAAGTTGAAGGCTTGCATGTTAATGGACCAACAGGTGGAAATAAGAAACCTCTGCATACAGATATGGACACTAACGGTTATGAAGCAGATAACCTGAGCACTGACCCCAAACTTGCCCATATGACTgcaagaaatgaaaatgattttgatgaaaaaaatgaaagacctGCCAAAAGGCGGCGGATAAACAGCAATGGGAAAGAAAGTCCGGGTTCATCTGAATTTTTCCAAGAAGCAGTCTCACATGGAAAATTTGAGGAACGTGAAAACATAAATGACTAA